A stretch of Halocalculus aciditolerans DNA encodes these proteins:
- a CDS encoding DUF7126 family protein, producing the protein MKAVIVGPDEGLGDALAAAGVDVERIEGIGSGDALEAAGIADADLLVVTNVGEATAVSVALEKNPDLTTVVYSTDTVPEFVRARLDFAIDPNLLDPETVAEELTREA; encoded by the coding sequence ATGAAGGCAGTCATCGTGGGACCCGACGAGGGGCTGGGGGACGCGCTCGCGGCGGCGGGCGTCGACGTCGAACGCATCGAGGGCATCGGGAGCGGCGACGCGTTGGAAGCGGCGGGTATCGCGGACGCGGACCTGCTCGTCGTGACGAACGTCGGGGAAGCCACCGCCGTCTCGGTCGCGCTGGAGAAGAACCCCGACCTGACGACCGTCGTCTACTCGACGGACACCGTGCCGGAGTTCGTGCGCGCGCGCCTCGACTTCGCCATCGACCCGAACCTCCTCGACCCCGAGACGGTCGCCGAAGAGCTCACCCGCGAGGCGTAG
- a CDS encoding cupin domain-containing protein, with translation MDLYDEIETDASAGEVVTTELHYSPDLLVKAFALGPGAVVDPHEHDDQTNVFHVLDGEVVVVRGDEAETERVSAAGVAAFDRGVPHGARNEGGDVAVFTATMGAME, from the coding sequence ATGGACCTGTACGACGAAATCGAGACCGACGCGAGCGCCGGCGAAGTCGTGACGACGGAACTCCACTACTCGCCGGACCTCCTGGTGAAGGCGTTCGCGCTCGGCCCCGGCGCGGTCGTCGACCCTCACGAACACGACGACCAGACGAACGTCTTCCACGTCCTCGACGGCGAGGTCGTCGTCGTCCGCGGCGACGAGGCGGAAACGGAACGCGTGTCCGCGGCGGGCGTCGCCGCCTTCGACCGCGGCGTCCCGCACGGCGCGCGGAACGAGGGCGGTGACGTTGCGGTGTTCACGGCGACGATGGGAGCGATGGAGTAG
- a CDS encoding 5-formyltetrahydrofolate cyclo-ligase, with protein MTKQDVRERVWEALESSGAARFPFPPHGRIPNFAGARQAADRLAETDAWRAADVVKANPDAPQLAARRRALREGKTLYMAVPRLRADEAFYELDPERLDAADFDAAPTVSHVAQYADTVPLDEVPHVDFVLSGSVAVTRDGARVGKGEGYSDIEWAILSECGRVDAATTTATTVHPLQLLDAGDVAPDAHDVPMDFVVTPDETIETNSPDERPSGVDWDAVDAERREEIPILDALHEA; from the coding sequence GTGACGAAACAGGACGTCCGCGAGCGGGTGTGGGAGGCGCTGGAGTCGTCGGGCGCGGCGCGGTTCCCGTTCCCGCCGCACGGCCGCATCCCGAACTTCGCGGGCGCGCGGCAGGCGGCGGACCGGCTCGCCGAGACGGACGCGTGGCGGGCGGCGGACGTCGTGAAGGCGAACCCGGACGCGCCCCAGCTGGCGGCGCGGCGGCGCGCGCTCCGCGAGGGGAAGACGCTCTACATGGCCGTTCCGCGGCTCCGAGCGGACGAGGCGTTCTACGAGCTCGACCCCGAGCGTCTCGACGCGGCGGATTTCGACGCCGCGCCGACCGTCTCGCACGTCGCGCAGTACGCCGACACGGTCCCGCTCGACGAGGTGCCGCACGTCGATTTCGTGCTCTCGGGGAGCGTCGCCGTCACCCGCGACGGCGCGCGCGTCGGAAAGGGCGAGGGGTACAGCGACATCGAGTGGGCGATACTCAGCGAGTGCGGCCGCGTGGACGCGGCGACGACGACCGCGACGACCGTCCACCCGCTCCAGCTCCTCGACGCCGGCGACGTCGCGCCGGACGCCCACGACGTCCCGATGGATTTCGTCGTCACGCCGGACGAGACCATCGAGACGAACAGTCCCGACGAGCGCCCGTCGGGCGTGGACTGGGACGCTGTCGACGCGGAGCGCCGCGAGGAAATTCCGATACTCGACGCTCTCCACGAGGCGTAG